In a genomic window of Venatoribacter cucullus:
- a CDS encoding alginate export family protein has translation MNKTVLSAAIAIGSLVLESSAGAEELSQFISAGKATADLRLRYENNDTDNNLKTADALTLRSRLGLQSGQVNGFSALVEIDDIRALVDNYSPESPGYNLVADPEDTEFNRVQISWNNDEFSAVLGRQRILLDNTRFVGNVGWRQNEQTFDAVKLGYKTPVYQAQYAYINQVNDITFNDVDVSHHLLNVNYSGFKPGSLTGYAYLLEDDATDTSNDTYGVRFSGKQAVNDLSVLYTAEYALQKTDKFDASYLALEGGVLVQGVTLALGYESLGSDDGAYGFQTPLATKHAFNGWADKFLNTPNDGLTDTYVKVATAVAGVNLLAFYHDYSAEQGSDDKGNEVNVQAGKNFGKYYSAGVKYAAYRKGDNGTDTDKAWLWLEAKF, from the coding sequence ATGAACAAAACCGTTCTGTCTGCTGCCATCGCCATCGGCAGTCTTGTTCTTGAGTCCTCTGCTGGTGCAGAAGAACTCAGCCAGTTTATCAGCGCTGGCAAAGCCACTGCCGATCTGCGTTTGCGCTACGAAAATAACGATACCGACAATAACCTGAAAACCGCCGATGCCCTGACCCTGCGTTCCCGGCTGGGGTTGCAAAGCGGCCAGGTGAACGGGTTTTCCGCGCTGGTGGAAATTGACGATATCCGCGCGCTGGTGGATAACTACAGCCCGGAAAGCCCGGGCTACAACCTGGTCGCCGACCCGGAAGATACCGAATTTAACCGGGTACAGATCAGCTGGAATAACGATGAATTTTCAGCGGTGCTGGGGCGTCAGCGTATTCTGCTGGATAACACCCGTTTTGTCGGTAATGTGGGCTGGCGGCAGAATGAACAAACCTTCGATGCGGTTAAATTAGGCTATAAAACACCGGTTTATCAGGCGCAGTATGCCTATATTAATCAGGTGAACGACATCACCTTTAACGATGTTGATGTGTCGCACCATTTACTGAACGTCAATTACAGCGGCTTTAAACCCGGCAGCCTGACCGGTTACGCCTATTTGCTGGAAGACGATGCAACCGATACCAGTAATGATACCTACGGTGTGCGCTTTAGCGGTAAGCAAGCTGTTAATGATTTATCGGTTCTGTACACCGCCGAATACGCGCTGCAGAAAACCGATAAGTTCGATGCCAGCTATCTGGCGCTGGAGGGCGGTGTGCTGGTGCAGGGTGTTACCCTGGCGCTGGGTTATGAAAGCCTGGGCAGCGATGATGGCGCCTATGGCTTCCAGACACCTCTGGCCACTAAGCATGCTTTTAACGGCTGGGCCGATAAGTTTCTGAATACACCCAACGACGGCTTAACCGACACCTATGTGAAAGTGGCCACGGCGGTCGCTGGGGTTAATCTGCTGGCGTTTTACCACGATTACAGCGCCGAGCAGGGCAGTGATGATAAGGGCAATGAAGTTAATGTTCAGGCCGGCAAAAACTTCGGCAAGTATTACAGCGCCGGGGTTAAATATGCCGCTTATCGTAAAGGCGATAATGGTACCGATACCGATAAAGCCTGGTTGTGGCTGGAAGCCAAATTCTGA
- a CDS encoding antiporter → MANQRAGTIEHWDVENKEFWEREGRTIANRNLWISIPSLLAGFAVWMMWGMITTQMANLGFSYSNEQLFALVAIAGLSGATLRIPASFMIRIAGGRNTVFLTTAMLMIPAVGTGIALMNPHTPFWVFQLMALLSGIGGGNFACSMSNISTFFPKSQQGYGLGMNAGLGNFGVTTMQILIPLVMTVGLFGAIGGEPMILQNASGTLIGRIEAGSETWIQNAGFVWLFLLIPLAFAGWFGLNNLKVVTPDPGHPLAAFGKITGLYLIALFTAAVGIYAMAFIGMWLALPLTILLTLGLLRLLPGSIQPNIKNQFKIFSNKHTWSMTILYILTFGSFIGFSAALPLSISVIFGKMMAVGADGELIRIANPNAPSALTWAWIGPFVGALIRPVGGWISDKFGGSVVTQIISAVMVVASVVTGYVMMQAYNSTNPNEYFMVFMVLFVVLFAASGIGNGSTFRSIGYIFDQQQKGPVLGWTSAVAAYGAFIAPKVMGGQISAGTPEMAMYGFAVFYALCMLINWWFYLRKNVEIYNP, encoded by the coding sequence ATGGCCAATCAGCGAGCAGGAACCATCGAACACTGGGACGTGGAAAATAAGGAATTCTGGGAGCGGGAAGGCCGCACCATTGCCAATCGTAATTTATGGATTTCCATTCCCAGTCTGCTGGCCGGTTTTGCGGTGTGGATGATGTGGGGCATGATCACCACCCAGATGGCGAACCTGGGTTTTTCCTACAGCAACGAACAGCTGTTTGCGCTGGTAGCCATTGCCGGTTTATCCGGTGCCACGCTGCGGATTCCGGCCTCATTTATGATCCGCATTGCCGGTGGCCGTAATACCGTTTTCCTGACCACCGCCATGCTGATGATCCCGGCGGTGGGTACTGGCATCGCCCTGATGAATCCGCACACACCCTTCTGGGTGTTCCAGCTGATGGCGCTGCTGTCGGGCATTGGCGGCGGCAACTTTGCCTGCTCTATGAGTAATATCAGTACCTTCTTTCCGAAAAGCCAGCAGGGTTATGGCCTGGGTATGAATGCCGGGTTAGGCAATTTTGGTGTGACCACCATGCAGATTCTGATTCCGCTGGTGATGACGGTGGGCTTATTCGGTGCCATTGGTGGTGAGCCGATGATTCTGCAGAACGCTAGCGGTACGTTAATCGGCCGCATTGAGGCGGGCTCAGAAACCTGGATTCAGAATGCCGGTTTTGTCTGGTTATTTCTGCTTATTCCGCTGGCCTTTGCTGGCTGGTTTGGTCTGAATAATCTGAAAGTGGTCACCCCGGACCCAGGTCATCCGTTAGCGGCGTTCGGTAAAATTACCGGCTTGTACCTGATTGCGTTGTTTACCGCTGCGGTGGGCATTTATGCCATGGCCTTTATTGGCATGTGGCTGGCGCTGCCGTTAACCATTCTGCTGACGCTGGGATTGTTGCGCTTATTGCCGGGCAGTATTCAGCCGAATATTAAAAATCAGTTTAAGATTTTCAGTAACAAACACACCTGGTCGATGACCATTCTGTACATCCTTACTTTCGGTTCGTTTATTGGTTTTTCCGCAGCTTTACCGCTGTCCATCTCGGTGATTTTCGGCAAGATGATGGCGGTGGGTGCTGATGGTGAACTGATCCGTATTGCCAACCCGAATGCTCCCAGCGCCTTAACCTGGGCCTGGATTGGTCCTTTTGTCGGGGCGTTAATCCGCCCGGTCGGTGGCTGGATTTCCGACAAATTTGGTGGTTCGGTGGTAACCCAGATAATTTCCGCCGTTATGGTGGTGGCATCGGTGGTAACCGGCTATGTGATGATGCAGGCCTATAACTCCACCAATCCCAACGAATACTTTATGGTCTTTATGGTGCTGTTTGTGGTGCTGTTTGCTGCCAGCGGTATTGGTAATGGCTCGACCTTCCGCAGTATTGGTTACATTTTTGACCAGCAGCAAAAAGGCCCGGTACTGGGCTGGACGTCTGCCGTAGCGGCCTATGGTGCCTTTATTGCTCCCAAAGTGATGGGCGGCCAGATCAGTGCCGGTACCCCGGAAATGGCGATGTATGGCTTTGCGGTGTTTTACGCGCTGTGCATGCTCATTAACTGGTGGTTCTACCTGCGTAAAAACGTCGAAATTTATAACCCCTGA
- a CDS encoding universal stress protein — protein MRIMLAYDGSRNARLALARTITMFREMNPQLILVAVAENPRDITENNEALFNDEVQELRSALTEAEAVCSKEGLQADVMLLDGDARKMLLAATEKLRPDLLVIARHSHEPDGGFIARSLTYFVDELDYMTFGSVSSFLTRRAQCPLLILPSL, from the coding sequence ATGAGAATTATGCTTGCTTACGACGGTTCCCGTAATGCGCGTCTGGCATTGGCCAGAACCATTACCATGTTCCGCGAGATGAACCCGCAGCTGATTCTGGTGGCGGTCGCAGAAAACCCCCGTGACATTACGGAAAATAATGAAGCCTTATTCAATGACGAAGTACAGGAGCTGCGCAGCGCTTTAACCGAAGCGGAAGCGGTATGCAGCAAAGAGGGTCTGCAGGCCGACGTGATGCTGCTGGATGGTGATGCCCGGAAAATGCTGTTGGCCGCTACCGAAAAACTGCGCCCCGATTTATTGGTAATTGCCCGCCACAGCCATGAGCCGGACGGTGGTTTTATTGCCCGTTCGCTGACCTATTTTGTCGATGAACTGGATTATATGACCTTTGGCAGTGTCAGTTCGTTTCTTACCCGTCGGGCACAGTGCCCCTTGCTGATTCTGCCCAGCCTGTAA
- a CDS encoding MFS transporter: protein MQVAAVFKFKNPEIKALHLTWIAFFITFYVWFNMAPLASSMLKSVDWLTPEDLKLFAICNVALTIPARILVGMALDRFGPRRVFSVLLVTMALPALAFAFGETRTQLLVSRLVLSSIGASFVVGIHMTAMWFKPKDIGFAEGFYAGWGNFGSAAAAMTLPTIAIHMYGGDDGWRWAIAQSAFVMAAYGVYYWFAITDGPVGTVHRKPRKASALEVSSWGDMVKLILWTIPLFGILAVLVWRIQVLGYLNSNGAAIAYAVIVAVVIYQIVQILRVNVPILKKGVPEDDKYPFNSVAALNSTYFANFGAELAVVSMLPMFFESTWNLSATAAGLIAASFAFVNLIARPMGGLVSDRMGNRRFVMLSYMFGIAIGFALMGLLNSSWPLIIAVAITVFTSFFVQGAEGATFGIIPSIKRRLTGQISGMAGAYGNVGAVFYLTIYTFVDANQFFFIIAAGGFISWLICLVWLKEPESAFSDEYFVSSVDRQIEQEQHS from the coding sequence ATGCAAGTCGCTGCTGTGTTTAAATTTAAAAACCCGGAAATCAAAGCGCTGCACCTGACCTGGATTGCGTTTTTTATTACTTTCTATGTCTGGTTCAATATGGCACCGCTGGCTTCCAGTATGCTGAAAAGCGTGGACTGGCTGACCCCGGAAGATCTGAAATTATTTGCTATCTGTAACGTTGCCTTAACCATTCCGGCCCGTATTCTGGTGGGCATGGCGCTGGATCGCTTTGGCCCGCGCCGGGTATTTTCAGTGTTGCTGGTCACCATGGCCCTGCCAGCGCTGGCGTTTGCCTTTGGTGAAACCCGTACCCAGTTACTGGTCAGCCGGCTGGTGCTCAGCTCCATCGGTGCCAGCTTTGTGGTGGGCATCCACATGACCGCCATGTGGTTCAAACCCAAAGACATTGGTTTTGCTGAAGGCTTTTACGCCGGCTGGGGCAACTTTGGTTCCGCCGCTGCCGCCATGACCTTACCCACCATTGCGATTCACATGTACGGTGGTGACGACGGCTGGCGCTGGGCCATTGCCCAGAGTGCCTTTGTGATGGCTGCTTACGGCGTGTACTACTGGTTTGCGATTACCGATGGCCCGGTGGGCACGGTGCATCGTAAGCCGCGCAAGGCTTCGGCGCTGGAAGTCAGTAGCTGGGGTGACATGGTAAAACTGATTTTATGGACGATTCCGCTCTTTGGCATTCTGGCGGTTCTGGTCTGGCGTATTCAGGTACTGGGTTATCTGAACAGCAACGGCGCTGCCATTGCTTATGCCGTTATTGTGGCGGTGGTGATTTATCAGATCGTGCAGATTCTTCGGGTTAACGTCCCGATTCTGAAAAAGGGTGTGCCGGAAGACGATAAATACCCATTTAACAGCGTGGCTGCATTAAACAGTACCTATTTTGCTAACTTCGGTGCCGAGCTGGCGGTGGTATCCATGCTGCCGATGTTTTTTGAAAGTACCTGGAACCTGTCTGCCACCGCGGCCGGTTTAATTGCAGCCTCCTTTGCTTTTGTAAACCTGATTGCCCGGCCGATGGGTGGGCTGGTATCCGACCGCATGGGTAACCGCCGCTTTGTGATGCTGAGCTATATGTTTGGTATTGCCATTGGTTTTGCCCTGATGGGCTTACTGAATTCTTCCTGGCCACTGATTATTGCGGTAGCCATTACCGTGTTTACCTCGTTTTTTGTACAGGGCGCGGAGGGTGCTACTTTCGGTATTATTCCATCGATTAAGCGGCGTTTAACCGGTCAGATTTCCGGTATGGCCGGGGCTTACGGTAACGTTGGCGCCGTGTTTTATCTGACCATTTATACCTTTGTCGATGCCAACCAGTTTTTCTTTATTATCGCCGCCGGTGGATTTATCAGCTGGCTGATTTGTCTGGTCTGGCTGAAAGAACCTGAATCGGCTTTTTCTGACGAGTATTTTGTTTCCTCCGTTGACCGGCAGATAGAACAGGAACAACATTCCTGA
- a CDS encoding NnrS family protein, translating to MKFLNPAAPFWGQAFRPMFLLAAGFSSLALALWGLALQGQQLRIMELGTFWHSHEMLFGFAAAVIAGFLLTAVQNWTGRRATNGLPLLILTLVWLAGRGLMLFAPLVPWWFTALVDLAFLPLVAWFFWQLLYAVRQQRNYFFVPVLVLMTAVNAAMHWGNAHNDMALVLWGSHAVSLMVVLLITIVGGRVMPMFTANGTMTPKVDSLPWLEKAVLGGMWLVVAIFLTTLDQYLPAPVLAVLLILVALAQALRVARWRIQVTWKVPLLWSLHLAYWCVPLGLLLLALHYLGLPITFSTALHALTAGAIGGMILAMIARVSLGHSGRRLEPHPLMAAGFALLLAAALVRTLAVILWPAQTAVFYSVSALLWVLAFAIFVALYARILTSPRPDGRPG from the coding sequence ATGAAGTTTCTGAATCCGGCGGCCCCATTCTGGGGCCAGGCATTCCGGCCGATGTTTTTACTGGCGGCCGGTTTCAGCAGTCTGGCGCTGGCGCTGTGGGGGCTGGCCTTGCAGGGGCAGCAGCTGCGCATCATGGAATTGGGCACGTTCTGGCACAGTCACGAAATGCTGTTTGGGTTTGCGGCGGCGGTGATTGCCGGGTTTTTACTGACCGCCGTACAAAACTGGACCGGCCGGCGCGCCACCAACGGGCTGCCTTTATTAATACTGACGCTGGTATGGCTGGCCGGACGGGGGCTGATGTTGTTTGCCCCGCTGGTGCCCTGGTGGTTTACCGCACTTGTGGATCTGGCTTTTTTACCTTTGGTGGCCTGGTTTTTCTGGCAATTACTGTACGCCGTGCGCCAGCAGCGTAATTATTTCTTTGTACCGGTGCTGGTCTTAATGACGGCGGTCAACGCCGCTATGCACTGGGGTAATGCGCATAACGATATGGCGCTGGTGCTGTGGGGCAGCCATGCCGTCAGCCTGATGGTGGTGTTATTAATTACCATCGTCGGTGGCCGGGTGATGCCGATGTTTACGGCCAACGGCACCATGACGCCGAAGGTGGACAGTCTGCCCTGGCTGGAAAAAGCCGTGTTGGGTGGTATGTGGCTGGTGGTGGCGATTTTTCTGACCACGCTGGACCAGTATTTACCGGCACCGGTGCTGGCGGTTTTACTGATACTGGTTGCTCTGGCCCAGGCGCTGCGCGTTGCCCGCTGGCGCATTCAGGTTACCTGGAAAGTACCGCTGTTGTGGTCATTGCATCTGGCTTACTGGTGCGTGCCGCTGGGCCTGTTGTTGCTGGCGCTGCATTATCTGGGTTTACCCATAACCTTCAGTACGGCTCTGCATGCGCTGACGGCCGGTGCCATTGGCGGCATGATTCTGGCCATGATTGCCCGCGTGTCGCTGGGGCATTCCGGTCGCCGGCTGGAACCACATCCACTGATGGCGGCCGGGTTTGCCCTGCTGTTGGCCGCGGCACTGGTGCGTACTCTGGCGGTGATTCTGTGGCCGGCACAGACCGCTGTGTTTTACAGTGTGTCGGCGCTGCTCTGGGTGCTGGCATTCGCCATCTTTGTTGCCCTGTACGCCCGCATTCTTACCAGCCCCCGTCCGGATGGCCGGCCGGGTTAA
- the nrdG gene encoding anaerobic ribonucleoside-triphosphate reductase activating protein, with translation MRFSREEIVWQEVPGEVSLAFTISGCPLACRGCHSADTWAPGQGSLLSPAYLQQRLQQYRGLITCVLFMGGEWQPDLLSARLQQVREAGLQTCLYTGLEDVSPALKPLLTYLKTGPWQAELGGLDSPNTNQRFVDLRTNQCLNHHFQ, from the coding sequence ATGCGTTTCAGCCGTGAAGAGATCGTCTGGCAGGAAGTACCGGGTGAAGTGTCGCTGGCCTTCACCATCAGCGGTTGCCCATTAGCCTGCCGCGGTTGTCACAGTGCCGACACCTGGGCGCCGGGGCAGGGCAGTTTGCTCAGCCCGGCTTACCTGCAGCAGCGTCTGCAGCAGTACCGGGGGCTGATTACCTGTGTGCTGTTTATGGGCGGTGAATGGCAGCCGGATTTGCTCAGCGCGCGGCTGCAGCAGGTGCGCGAAGCCGGGTTGCAGACCTGTCTGTACACCGGTCTGGAGGATGTATCGCCGGCACTGAAACCCCTGCTGACCTATCTGAAAACCGGCCCCTGGCAAGCGGAGCTGGGCGGGCTGGACTCGCCGAACACCAACCAGCGGTTTGTTGATTTACGCACCAACCAATGCCTTAACCACCACTTTCAATAA
- the nrdD gene encoding anaerobic ribonucleoside-triphosphate reductase — translation MLKLSAEHINDKLDFIQHYLAAENAADGSKMDANANVTEKNIATLEAEMMKDYFVQINRAQVSTKIRELFGDELAQEYVRQIEDHEIYVHDETSLKPYCVSVTMYPFLLEGLTKLGGESQAPKHIESFCGSFVNFVFAVSSQFAGAVATVEFLTYFDYFARKDYGDDYLNTHRQQIANHLQHVVYAINQPAAARGYQSVFWNISLYDKYYFDSMFGEFVFPDYSKPKWETLEKLQNFFLDWFNDERTKSILTFPVVTVAMLTGEGQCKDQEFARTMAGHLSRGSSFFVYQSDSADSLASCCRLRSEISDNTFSYSLGAGGVATGSINVITINMNRLVQDGRDLATEISKIHRYQVAYRKLMEEYLAAGMLTVYNAGFITLDKQFLTIGINGMVEAAESQGLVASNNQAYKDFVREHLQVIFEANKAAKQEYGYMFNTEFVPAENLGVKNAKWDRADGYAVPRDCYNSYFYVVEDGETNALDKFQLHGKELLDYLDGGSALHLNLEEKLSEDGYLSLLNIAATTGCNYFCVNVKITICNECEQIDKRTLDYCPSCGSDDIDYGTRVIGYLKRVSAFSSARRKEHNLRHYHRHGRTAISASADELSVAS, via the coding sequence ATGCTGAAACTGAGCGCGGAACACATTAACGACAAACTGGATTTTATTCAGCACTATCTGGCGGCAGAGAATGCCGCCGATGGATCGAAAATGGATGCCAACGCCAACGTGACTGAAAAAAACATCGCCACGCTGGAAGCGGAGATGATGAAAGACTACTTCGTGCAGATTAACCGGGCACAGGTATCGACAAAAATCCGTGAACTTTTTGGTGATGAACTGGCGCAAGAATACGTGCGCCAGATCGAAGACCATGAAATTTATGTGCACGACGAAACCAGCCTGAAGCCTTATTGTGTTTCCGTCACTATGTACCCGTTTTTACTGGAAGGGTTAACCAAACTGGGTGGGGAGTCGCAGGCGCCGAAGCACATTGAATCGTTTTGTGGTTCTTTTGTTAATTTTGTCTTTGCTGTCAGCAGCCAGTTTGCCGGTGCTGTGGCAACAGTCGAATTTTTAACCTACTTCGATTACTTTGCCCGCAAAGATTATGGTGATGATTACCTGAATACCCATCGCCAACAGATTGCCAACCATCTGCAGCATGTGGTGTACGCCATTAATCAGCCGGCGGCGGCCCGTGGCTACCAGAGTGTGTTCTGGAATATTTCCCTGTACGACAAATATTATTTTGACAGCATGTTCGGCGAATTTGTGTTTCCGGATTACAGCAAGCCGAAGTGGGAAACCCTGGAGAAACTGCAGAATTTCTTCCTCGACTGGTTCAATGACGAGCGCACTAAAAGCATCCTGACCTTCCCGGTGGTCACCGTGGCCATGCTGACCGGCGAAGGCCAGTGCAAAGATCAGGAATTTGCCCGCACTATGGCAGGCCACCTGAGCCGCGGCAGTTCATTTTTTGTGTATCAATCTGACAGCGCTGACAGCCTGGCGTCCTGCTGCCGCTTACGCAGTGAAATCAGCGACAATACCTTTTCTTATTCATTAGGTGCCGGTGGTGTTGCTACCGGGTCGATTAACGTCATCACCATCAATATGAACCGTCTGGTGCAGGATGGCCGCGATCTGGCGACCGAAATCAGCAAGATTCACCGCTATCAGGTGGCGTACCGAAAACTGATGGAAGAGTATCTGGCGGCGGGTATGTTAACCGTCTACAACGCCGGCTTTATTACCCTGGATAAGCAGTTTCTGACCATTGGCATTAACGGCATGGTGGAAGCCGCGGAATCGCAGGGCCTGGTGGCCAGCAATAATCAGGCCTACAAAGATTTTGTGCGGGAACATCTGCAGGTTATTTTTGAAGCGAATAAAGCAGCGAAACAAGAATACGGTTATATGTTCAATACTGAATTTGTCCCGGCGGAAAACCTGGGCGTTAAAAACGCTAAGTGGGACCGTGCCGATGGCTATGCGGTACCACGCGACTGCTACAACTCGTATTTCTATGTGGTGGAAGATGGCGAAACCAATGCGCTGGATAAATTCCAGTTGCACGGCAAAGAGCTGTTGGATTACCTCGACGGTGGCTCAGCACTGCACCTGAATCTGGAAGAAAAACTCAGTGAAGATGGCTACCTGTCGCTGCTGAATATTGCTGCCACCACCGGCTGTAATTATTTCTGCGTGAATGTGAAAATCACCATCTGTAACGAGTGTGAGCAAATCGACAAGCGCACGCTGGACTATTGCCCGTCCTGTGGCTCGGACGACATCGACTACGGTACCCGGGTGATCGGCTATCTGAAGCGGGTGTCGGCGTTCAGTTCTGCCCGCCGTAAAGAGCATAATCTGCGTCATTATCATCGTCACGGACGTACCGCAATCAGCGCCAGTGCTGATGAATTAAGCGTCGCTTCCTGA
- a CDS encoding xylulose 5-phosphate 3-epimerase: protein MTLNLYHQTSFSLSPDYIADEAQQLRQQSPELARWAMGGGVIVHQPATQIQAHLMAESLLQKGLIPDTRYFFQRLQDLDCLTQQAMWLVVHMTYANRVYLDGRDLPPDAFKSQPRGHTGGALNMVPAYAGLLALNHFTRTSRDWIMGQGHCVAAIDALQLLTGTASPERRQQYPLTEDGISRFVAAAGNHRIDVGGVRAGTLSAHVNVHTAGARLEGGYLGFAGMQYAHMPLPGERLVAFLSDGAFEEQRGTDWAARWWRGEDTGLVSPVMIANGRRIDQRTTIAQQGGCSWFVSHLRNQGFAPFVIDGRDPAAFLCALYYMEIQLQQAYDRIRAGDARYPVALPYCIAETVKGFGFPGAGTDASYSLPLGAQPQRNPEALAFFHQGARALFHPQPQWQQAAERLQQPKRKLTPLLAVNCPEPDWTDRRESPMTALDRYFIELTEVNPRLRVRIGNPDELRSNGMSQTLDQFRHRVTSPEISAAEAVDGCVITALNEEAVISACLANQAGINLVVAYEAFSIKMLCALRQTIIFSRQQKETGDTAGWLGFPVITTSLIWENGNNDQSHQDSSLSESLMIKMADMARVVFPADANSAMACLRACYGDLGVVWNPVVPRSVLPAVFTGQQATQLVQDGAICVRGHCGAEIQLVACGAVQLQQVLKASDRLKQQRVAHSVVYLLEPARFRQPRDRWEAAVMADESVIQALFPQRVQYRVILAHCRAELLLATCRRLDKGPEHCRALGYINRGGSLGPEELLFVNRSTWAHVLAELAQLCGQQPTLWLTAEEWAAVDGRGDPYHVIRALD, encoded by the coding sequence ATGACCCTGAATCTTTATCACCAGACCAGTTTTTCTCTGTCACCGGATTATATTGCCGACGAAGCCCAACAGCTGCGGCAACAGTCGCCGGAGCTGGCCCGCTGGGCCATGGGCGGCGGTGTTATTGTGCATCAGCCGGCCACACAAATTCAGGCCCATTTAATGGCAGAATCTTTGCTGCAGAAAGGCCTGATCCCCGATACCCGTTATTTTTTTCAGCGTCTGCAGGATCTGGATTGTCTGACGCAGCAGGCCATGTGGCTGGTGGTGCACATGACCTACGCCAACCGGGTGTATCTGGATGGCCGCGATCTGCCACCGGACGCGTTTAAAAGCCAGCCGCGTGGCCATACTGGCGGCGCGCTGAATATGGTGCCGGCCTATGCCGGGCTGTTGGCGCTGAACCATTTTACCCGCACGTCGCGTGACTGGATTATGGGGCAGGGCCATTGTGTGGCAGCCATTGATGCGCTGCAGTTATTAACCGGTACGGCCAGCCCGGAACGGCGTCAGCAATACCCATTAACAGAAGACGGCATCAGCCGCTTTGTGGCTGCTGCCGGTAATCATCGCATTGATGTGGGGGGCGTACGCGCCGGTACGCTCAGCGCCCATGTGAATGTGCACACGGCCGGGGCGCGGCTGGAGGGCGGTTATCTGGGTTTTGCCGGTATGCAGTATGCGCACATGCCGTTGCCGGGCGAGCGGCTGGTGGCGTTTTTAAGTGACGGCGCCTTTGAAGAACAGCGCGGCACCGACTGGGCGGCGCGCTGGTGGCGTGGTGAAGACACCGGGTTGGTATCACCGGTCATGATTGCCAACGGCCGCCGTATTGACCAGCGCACCACCATTGCCCAGCAGGGCGGTTGCAGCTGGTTTGTCAGCCATTTACGCAATCAGGGCTTTGCGCCCTTTGTCATTGATGGCCGTGATCCGGCGGCGTTTTTGTGCGCACTCTATTACATGGAAATTCAGCTGCAGCAGGCCTATGACCGTATCCGCGCCGGCGATGCCCGCTATCCGGTCGCCTTGCCGTATTGTATTGCCGAAACCGTAAAAGGTTTTGGTTTTCCCGGTGCCGGCACCGATGCCTCTTACAGCTTGCCCTTAGGGGCACAGCCACAGCGTAACCCGGAAGCTCTGGCCTTTTTTCATCAGGGCGCGCGGGCGTTATTTCATCCGCAGCCGCAATGGCAGCAGGCGGCCGAACGCTTGCAGCAACCTAAGCGTAAATTAACGCCCTTATTGGCGGTGAACTGCCCGGAGCCGGACTGGACTGACCGGCGGGAATCACCGATGACGGCGCTGGACCGCTATTTTATTGAATTAACCGAAGTGAATCCGCGCTTACGGGTACGCATTGGTAACCCGGATGAATTACGCTCCAATGGCATGAGCCAGACCCTCGATCAATTCCGCCACCGGGTGACCAGCCCGGAAATATCCGCTGCCGAAGCGGTGGATGGCTGTGTGATTACGGCACTTAATGAGGAAGCGGTGATCAGTGCCTGCCTGGCCAATCAGGCCGGTATTAATCTGGTGGTGGCCTATGAAGCGTTTTCTATAAAAATGCTGTGCGCGCTGCGCCAGACCATTATTTTTTCCCGCCAGCAAAAAGAAACCGGTGACACTGCCGGGTGGCTGGGATTTCCGGTAATTACCACATCATTGATCTGGGAAAACGGTAATAACGATCAGAGCCATCAGGATTCCAGCCTCAGCGAAAGTCTGATGATTAAAATGGCCGATATGGCGCGCGTGGTGTTTCCGGCCGATGCTAATTCGGCCATGGCCTGTCTGCGCGCCTGTTACGGGGATCTGGGCGTGGTGTGGAACCCGGTGGTACCGCGCTCGGTATTACCGGCTGTTTTTACCGGCCAGCAGGCCACCCAGCTGGTGCAGGATGGTGCTATCTGTGTACGCGGCCATTGTGGCGCTGAAATTCAGCTGGTGGCCTGCGGGGCGGTGCAATTACAGCAGGTGTTAAAAGCCTCTGATCGCCTGAAACAGCAACGGGTTGCCCATTCGGTGGTGTACTTGCTGGAGCCGGCGCGTTTCCGCCAGCCGCGTGACCGCTGGGAAGCTGCTGTCATGGCCGATGAGTCGGTGATTCAGGCGTTATTTCCGCAGCGGGTACAGTACCGGGTAATACTGGCGCATTGCCGGGCGGAATTATTACTGGCCACCTGCCGGCGGCTGGATAAAGGCCCGGAACATTGCCGGGCGCTGGGCTACATTAACCGTGGTGGCAGCCTGGGGCCGGAGGAATTATTGTTTGTGAACCGCAGTACCTGGGCGCATGTACTGGCTGAGCTGGCACAGCTTTGTGGCCAACAGCCTACCCTGTGGTTAACGGCAGAAGAATGGGCGGCGGTGGATGGTCGCGGTGATCCTTACCACGTTATCCGGGCGCTGGATTAG